Genomic window (Polaribacter batillariae):
TTGGGGGAATGCTTACTCAAACGCTGAATTTAGAAAGTTGGCTGAATTGAGCAAAATCTGAAAAATCCTAAGCGTGAAAAAATCACTCAAAACGGAATTTATAACTGAATGAAAAAGTGAGAATTTTAAAAACTGAAAAATAAATTACGGAAAATTAAACCCGCTTTTTACAACACCGCTTATAAAAAATTGCTACTTTTAGCCTTATCAAAATTAGTTGCTTTTTTGCCTACTGCTGAATTTCCTTCGGAAATTCCTCGCAGACAAAATCGCAACTTTCCATAAACAAATACGTTAGCCACAAGCAAACCAAGACCTTATGAAAATAGCGTTCCATTTTGACTCACAACACGAATCGCTAGCGACTTTCTACGGACTCGATTTACAAGAAAAAATTTTTAGACTAATTTTAAATCATAGAAACCTATCTGCCAACTCAAAAGTTTTTGTTGGAGACTTGCTAATGATGATGATAGCAAGAGATAAAACAACAATCAGCGAAACTCAATTTTCATACTCGTTTAATGAAGAAAAATATTTGAATGTGTTCTATCATTGGGCAAATCCTCAAAATGTCACGTGGAAAAGATACTCTGAAGAAAATATTGAACATTCTTTCGGAAAAGATATTTACGTGATTTGCTTTGAAAGTATAGACCTAAAAACTGCTGAATATCTTAATACTGAACTAGAAAATAATCCAGCTTACCTCGGAGCTCTCGAAGTTGATGACTCATCCGAAATTCATTGGATTCTTTATAGTCAATCATTAATTGCACTAGGTCGAATTCACAACGATGAATTCAACTTATTTCATCAACCAGAAGATGACACAGAGGACTTATTGATTAACGATTACGAAACCTTTGGTTTTAAAAAAATAAATCCAGAATCCTTAAATGGACGTTACACAATATTTGATACTTATTCGAATTTTGAAGAGGCAAGAAGAATAGCGGAATGGAAAAGAAATTCAGGCGGGCTTTTAGCTTTTATTGCGGATGAAATAGTTTCAAAACTTTCTGACATTGCGCCTGATATTGGCAACAAATTATGGTCTGCACTTAAAACATTTGAGGATTCTGAAACTAATGAACAGCTTGCCCAAGTAACCGCTTCTTGCCGAAGAATTTTCGAATATGTAGTCGATTGTATATTCCCACCATCAGATGAAAAAATGGATGGTCATTCTTTAAAAGCTGATAAATATAAGAATCGCCTTTTTGCATATGCAGATACTTCGAGAAAGAGCAGTACAAACATTGATTTGATTGTCGCCACAACCAAAACTTTATTTGAACAATGGGATAAACTGAATAGTTTAGCGAATAAAGGAGTGCATAGTGAAGTATTTCGAGCCGAAACCAGACGATGTCTATTAAGGACAATAATGTTATTAGACGACATAGTTTCTTTAAAAGAAAAACCATTTGACATAAAGCCAAATTTGAACTTTGATGATATATTCGGCAAAAATGCCAGTGGCTAACAATGTATATAAAAAATAGCGCAAGTCATTGCTAATACAAAGGTTTGGGCATTTGTGGAAAGTCGCCAAATTTTTAAATTTGACGATTTCCAGTGAAAAAATAAATAGTAAAATTTAAAAATTCGGCTTGTGTTTAATCCGAAAAGTAACAGTTTGTTTTCAGCGCTACTTTTCATATACGGAGCCGTTAGCCGTAATTTAAGAAATGAACGAAATAATCAACAATTTAACAAGAGACAATCATTTGCAAAAACTATTAATGAGTTTTGAAAATGCAATTGATATTCTTATCGTTAGTCCATTCATTTCAAACTCTTTTGACTTTTTCCCTTTTGCAAAATTGAAAAGAATTAAACGGTTGACAATAATAACAACTCTTAAACCTAAAGATTTAGACCAATACTCTAAAGTTCCTTTTTTCAAACAATTATTTGAATTTTGTAATAACTCTAATATTGAATTGAATCTTTTGATTGAAAACTCATTGCACGGAAAAGTTTATATTTCAAAATATGAAAATGGAGCTTCAGAAGCTATAATAACTTCAGCAAATTTTACAAACAATGGTTTAAGATTAAATAACGAATGGGGAACTAAAATTAGTAACCAAGAAAAAATATCCGAACTTGAAAATGGAATTTTAAGCAAGGTAATTTTGGAGCCATTAAAAGAAAAAGATATTGACCATTTTTTAGAACTGATTGCTAAAAACCCGAAAAAGGGAACTAATAGTAATCCAACAGATTTAGATTTAAGCAAGCAAATAGAATTAAAAGAGAATCCGTTTTTAGTTGAAAAAAATGTTAACTACTGGCTTAAACCGATTGGAGTTAGTGGAGACATAATTCCTTGGGATAGGGAATTTGATGAAATTGACAGCGATTTACATTTTTCCAAATTGAGACCAAAAGGAGTTAAAAAGAATGACATTCTCATTTGCTATGCAGTTGGACATTCAAATATTCTTTCAATCTATAAGGTCAAATCAGAAGTAAAATATACCGGAAATGAAAATGACAGATGGCCATACTATGTGATTGGAGAAAATCTAACACCTTTTTATGGACAAAATTGGAATTCTCAAAACATTACAATTACAAACCAAAAGAATGAAGTGATTAAACAAGGAAAATTCAATGTCACACCAAGCGGGAAAAATAGTTTTGGGAGTTTAATGCGTGGTGCAGACAAATTAAGACTGACACCTGAATTTGGGGAATATTTGATTGAAAAAATAGCAAAAATTGATAACGAAATAAAAACTACGGCTAACAATGGCTATAAGTAATTGCTTGTTCTCGCCTACTTCTGAAAATCCGCGCGGATTTTCAGTTTGGTGTGTACTTGTAAAGTTAAGTACTAACCCACGCAACTACTCATAGCCGAGACCGTTGTGCAACATTTCAAGCAAGATTGAATGAATAAGGTAATTTCAACATTGATACTTATTTCCATTCCGATTTTATCCACCGGACAGAATTTAATTGACAGTCTCGAGTCAAAGGCCATCAATAATCAGAAACCCGAAAAATGGAATCTGGAACTTTTGGAGATGTACAAAGAAAATGCCGAGGGCGAAAAAACGGAGCCCCTGCATGACTTCGCCTTCCCCGTGGAGGAATATGACTACTATGTTTTTACCAAACCGTTCCACTTTCAAATCGGAGATTCACATTTTTCCGGAATCGCATTTGGAGAAAATAGAGAGATATCGAAGGGCAAATACGAATTTAAACATGAAATGGCCATAATTTTTCATACCGGAGAACAAGACATCCAAATCAATGGTCAGGCATCTTCCCGCAATTACCCATATTTATTAGGTCAAGGACAGATCGGACTAGAAAATGTATTTGACTTTATCGGTATCAAAAGCGTCAAAGAGGATTCGGGTTACATTTTGGTAAATCTCAAAACATTTGACTTGCGCTTTGGGCAGACGGTCATAATATTTCCGAACAAAGACAATTCATTTTACTACCTACAATCAAGAGAAGAACCGGAAACGGACAAAAAATTCGACGAATTCATTGATAGATTAAAAAAAGATGACCGAATACCCGAGATGATTGAACTCCGGACTAAATAAACCGGTGACGCCTATCGAAAATTCATACATTAAAAATATAAATACAAAGAATTTGCTACGTGATTACTTTGATTGAAACCTTTACAAACAACTATAACAGGAGAAAAAACGTTGCACAACAAAGTACTGTGGTAAAAAACAAGTAAAAACTCATTAATTTTTTACGAAAGTACTTTTATAATTTTCATCATATATTAATCCTGATTTTGCTATTGCAAAGACCTGTTTTAGTAGTTTATTACAGACTGCGATTAAGGCTAATTTTTTGCTCTTTCCCTTGGCTACGATTCGTTGATAAAGATCTCGACAAGCCTTGTTGTATTTGCACGCATTAAAACTACACATAAACAATAAATTTCTTAGTTTTTGATTCCCTATTTTACTTATTCTCGATCGTCCTTTTACACTACTACCACTTTGTCTAATTGTTGGCGTTAGACCTGCATAACTACACAATTCACTACCACTCGTAAAACGCTCAAATCCATCGGTTAAAACTACTAACATTAAAGAGGTTTTGGGACCAATGCCTGGGATGCTTTTTAAACGTGTTAAAACATCGTTATGAACTTCTTTTACTAAAATTAATAGGTCTTCTTCTATCGTTTTTATTTCTTTCTCAACATGTTTTAAACTGCGTTTTAAAGACCTCACAACAGATTTACTTGGTGTACCTAAAACGGCTTCGCCATGTAATTTATTTTTCAGCATAGTGCTCTGCTTTGTATATGCTGAAAGGGTTCTTGTCATTTGTAAACATTCCAGCTGATGTTTAGAATTGCCTTTCCACAACTTTAATTTAACCTGCTTTGCATACTCACAAATTAGTTTAGAATCGCTCTTATCTGTCTTTATTTTAGACAATTTCATTTGAATAAAACGTTTTACCGATAATGGATTTTCTACCGATAATTTAAAACCTTTTTCTTGTAAATAATAGGCTAATTGGTAATGATAATAACCGGTAGCTTCCATCACGCAATGACTCTTTAAATCTAATAATTTTACAAACTTTTTAAAGCCTGTTAAATTGTTTTTAAACTGGTAATAATTGCCATCTGAATCTGTGACATCAAAAAATAAATGACTGATGTCTATTCCAAAATATTTAATATCTTTATTCATAAATAAATGTTTTTACGAAAGGACATACTACGCGAGTTTCAACGACTTAAAAGCGAGGTCTAAAAGCCTCATAGAACTGTACGAAATCTGTGTAGAAAAGAGAGGGGATTTTCAATGTTGACGAAGTCTATGCTTCTGCGTGTATATTAACCTTACTCCTCTCTTTTGTCTTTTCTTAATTATGTTCAAATTTAATGAATTACAAACTTAAGACGTGTAAAAAAATTGCTGGTAAAAGCCTACTTGCGAAAGTCCTCGCGGACTTTCTTGGTTGGTAATTATTTACTAAATTAGTTGCTTAAAACACGCAACAAACCATATACAACAACGTTGGCATTCATAGCCCATTCAAACTCCGAAAAGTGAATTTATAGCTTGGAAAAACTTGAATTTTAATGAGAAAAACTGAAAAATGCGGAACACTCTCTCGCCCGCAAAACTTTGAAAAATTGAGAAAAAATGAGCCAAAAAATGCTTGAATTTACTCAAACTCTGAAAATCAGTTTGGCGGAATGCTTACTCAAACGCTGAATTTAAAAAACTTGCAGAATTGAGTAAATGCGGAAAATCAGAATTGCGGAAAATTCATTCTAATGCTGAATCAAAAACTTGGCGGAATAATCACTAAAAAACAGAATTATAAACTAAAAAAAACTACGAAATGCCAACACCGCTTATAAAAAATTGCTACTTTTAGCCTTATCAAAGTTGGTTGCTTTTTTGCCTACTGCTGAATTTCCTTCGGAAATTCCTCGCAGACAAAATCGCAACTTTCCATAAACAAATACGTTAGCAAAAACTGCTGATTTGCGCAAAAAAAGCATAAGTCCTTTAAGCCAGTTTTTCTATCAAAATTGTGATTTTAAACTCTGAATTTTAAAACGAAGGAAAAAGGAATTTTAAAAATGTGGAACACTCTCTCGCTCGCAAAATTCAGGCGGAATTTTGCAAATAGTTGGAATTGTAAAACGTGTGAATTCACTCAAACTCTGAAAAAATTAAAGGCGGAATTCTTACTCAATTTTTGAGTTTAAAACGTTTTCGGAATTAAGCAAAATGCGGAATTAAAATCTTTGCGGAAAATAAAAAAAACGTTGAAAAAAACATAAAAACACGCATTTGCTAACACCGCTTATAAAAAATTGGGTAATGGTGCCAAAAATAGTTGGTGTTTTTTTCAAAAACATTTACTATTTTATCGGCATTAATCTGAAGAGGAGATAAGCTCTGCTGAGGAGCAACTTATTAGCAATAAGATTAATCTTATACAGAAATAAAAAGGACTTTTATCAGAGTCCTTTTTTTATTTCTGGTAAGTTGTATGGCTTAAAAAACCTACGTTTTGTTTTTAAAGTATAAATACCACATTATATATTGTTTTCTATGTGTATAGGATAATCCTCTATGAATGTTTAAATGTCCTTTCATATGTCCGAAAAAAGACTCAATAGAGTTGGTAGATTTAGGTATTCTAGGGTTATCTAAATAATGAAACATGTTAGGCAATGCTCTCTTTATGGACATAAAAGATCGACGAACCATTTTATGGGTATACCAGTACCTTCCAGTTTCTAAATTATAGCTTTTTTCATTGATATAGCCTTTGTATTTCTCATACCAATTATGAAGTTTTAATAGCCAAAAACTTAATTGAAAATGTGACGTAATTAAATGCATTTCAGAAGTTATTTTCTTTAAGTCTTGACCTGCAAAACTCTTGGGGTGTTTGGTTAGCCATATCCTGCAATCTCTTTGTATATGTACTAAACAGCGTTGTAAAATGACATTTGGGATTACTTTTTTTACTGCCTTTAATATAGATTTGTGCCCATCGCTTGTAATACTTTCAATCTGTACACCTAGTGCTAGTAAATTTTCTAAATCCTCTTTAATTTCCAAATAATGTTCACCATTTGTTAGTCTGTAGAGTTGTGTGAATTTTATAGTTGCATCTCTGTACAAAACTAGGCAAATTCCATTGCTAAAATAAGTTGCGTCTATCAATAAGTTTACTTTCTCTGATGGATAAACGGAGAGCCTTGGAGGCTTTGACAAATAGTTGTCAAAATAACGTTTAAGCGTTCTTACTGAATAACCACTTTCTTTTGAAATTTCTTGTATTGTTCTTCTTTTTATAATCCATTTTTCGAACCAAATAAATCGATTAGATTCTTGTACTGATTGGTTGTGAAATGTAAATAATATGCTACAAGAATTGCACTTATAACGTTGTTTGTTTTTTTGTTTACCCCCATTTAATTGTGTCGAGACTTTGGCAAGCCCAACAACGCTTTTTTTTGATGTTTTCATCATACAAAAAAAGTTTATTGAAACCAGTTTCAATAAACTTTTAATTTGCACAGTATTTATAAGGGTTTCAAAAGATTTTACCAACTATTTTTGGCTATTAAGCCAAAAATTGCTACTTTTAGCCTTATCAAAATTAGTTGCATTTTTGCCTACTACTGAATTTCCTTCGGAAATTCCTCGCAGACAAAATCGCAACTTTCCATAAACAAATACGTTATGCCACATTATGACCCGTCCAGAAATAAGTCTAAATAGAGTTAAAAAAATAGCAAACGGACAAAATTTGTCCCTCAAACATATTTATTTTGTAAGAATAATTAATCTATAAAACCTCTGAGACAAAAAATTAAAATATATCACAATGTTTAACTTAAAAAATGAAAACCTATGAAATAGATTAACAAAAACATCTCAGAGGAAATCTTTGTTATTTGAGATTACAGCCTTAAAATTCTGTTTGTTTTGCAAAAGTAAAACTCCTCGCTGAACTAAAAAAATAACACAAACTTATTTTAAGAGAGTAAAGCTCTCAATAACAATTAAAAATTTCATAAATGAAATCAAAAATTTTAACAAGTTTAGGAATAGCCGTAATTGCCATGGCATTATTTTTAAACACAAATTCTATCAATGACAACAAATCTAATTTAGATTTAGCTAGTTTTATAAGTCTAAATACCGCTAACGCTGAAGGTGGATATTCATGTACTGTAACTAGTACTTGTTTCATGGGTTTTGGTACTGTAAGTGGTTCAGTAAGTTGTAGTGGCAGTACTTGTTCAAGAGGTTCTGAATGGGTAAAATGTGATGGAAAAAAAACGGAATGTTAATTTATGACCTAAACCAACGTAGAGTTGCTGTGGCAACTCTACGTTTTATAAACAAATATATATGAGAATTAAAGCACTGCTATTATGTGTATTTTGCATTATTATATCTTCTTGTTCGAAACACAAAGGAATTGAAATTTCTAAATTAAAAAAAGAGAGAGTTATTGAGCGACTTTCGGATTCTTCTTTTATTTATGATGTTCGAGCTATTATTAATTATAATGAAGATATTTATTTATCAGATTATAAAAGAAATCAAGTAATTGTATTAGATGAATCATTAAAACTAAAAAAAACATTAGGTTCAGCAGGAAAAGGTCCTGGGGAATTTATTGGTCCTTCGCAATTATTTATTGATAATGATACAATTTACGTAATGAACGACGGACACAGAACTATTGAAGCTTTTGATTTTTTTAAACATCAAAAAACAATTTCTCCTCCCAAAGAAATTAGATTATCAGCTGAGAAAAAGTTTGTTAAATCAAATAACTATTTTTATTTGTCAAATGTAAATTCCCATGGAAGTATAAGTAGATACAATTCATATAACAAGAATATCAAACAATTTGGGTTAATAGAAAAGTATAGAACAGAAAAAGAAACCCGAATAAAGAACGGTAAATATATTTTAAAATATCAGGATTTTATTATAGCTGTTTCAGACAATAAACCAAAATTAGAAATGTATAATATGACAGGTGACTTTGTTTTAGAATTTGATTACAGAAGTATCAAATCTGTTTCAAATACTATGGACTATATTGAAAAACAAAAACAGGAAGAAAATAGTTATTATGAGTTTGTTTCAGATGCATATTTGTTTTCAGATAAGCTCTATTTATTAACTCTTTTTTATAATCAGAATAAGATGTTTTCAAATAAAGTGCTAGAGATTGAAATAAACAATACTGCTTTTAGAGCATCTAGATTATTAGATTTAGGCAATGACTGGTTTGAATCTATTTGTATTACAAAAGGTACTTTATTGGCTTCAAATGGTTCTCTAGTAGAATTTAAATTAAAATAATTTCTTCTTATGGTAAAAGAAAGGACAGTTATTTTAATTATGATTATTTCCCTTATTTTTTCATGTAAAAAAAGCATAAAAAATAGTGAAGTCATAATAGATAAATCAAACAATGATGAATTTGTGAAAAAATTAGAAAAACAAATGTCATTTATCAAAGGAAAAAAAATCAGTTCTCTGTCTAAAATTGTAGGAGATACTATTAATACTTCTAATAAAGTATTTTTCTTATATAACGGATTTGACTGTGAAGTCTGTATAGATATAGGTTATGAAATAGGGAAAAAAATAGATTCAATAAATAATGGTAAACTTGTAAACATCATTTCATCTTCTTCAAATGTTGGAAGAGACCAATTAAAAAACAACTATAAAAATTTTGTTTTCAATGACGAAAAAGATTTAATAAGGAAAGAATTAAAATTTATATACACTCCTGTTTTTATCATTTTGAATAATGATAGTGAAGTCAAAGATATATTTTTTCCTAACTATGTAAGAAATAAAAAGGAAGAGGAAACTTTTATTAAAAAATGTATAGAAAACTCCCAAAAATTTTGATGAGATGATCAAAAAGTCGAGTAGGTAAAGGGGAATTTCCCCCCTAAACCTCTCACAGAACCGTACGTGATAGTCTCCCATCATACGGCTCTTCTTAACAAGTCTAAGGCGTAAAACCATATTGCCAATGCACAAACAGGCTGGGATAATGCTTTGCAGTTTCCCGTAACCATTTGTAGGCATAGAACCAATGTTTTCGCCTAAATCTTCGATATTTATTGCGTACCCATTTTGCCAGTCGCATATTCAAGAAACGGAATACACAATGTAATTCGCTCATTCGAACCTTGCCATAGTAATGAATCCAACCTCGTACTTTTTCCGCTATAATGCCTGCCAAATCGGGCAAACGTAAGTGAACCATACGATGGAGTTTTAACTTAAACAGGGTTTGATTGATACGTTTCTGACTTTTACGACTAATCGAGGGCGTAAACCCCAAATGAAAATTTCCGTAGTAACCCTTTACCATTCGGGGTTTGAATGTAAAGCCGAGAAAATCAAACGTTACATAGTGTACCTTAAATGGTGGATGCTTCTTTTGGTTGCGTTTGCAATACACAATATTGCTCTTGCCGTCTTTTATTTGCAATTTACATTGCTTAAAGCGGGCTTTTACTGCTTCCAGTGTCCGCAGGGCTTGTTTGAAATTATTGCAATGAATGATAATATCATCGGCATAGCGTTCAAACTTTACTTCGGGATGGTGGATTTCTATCCATTTATCAAATACCACGTGCAAGAAAATGTTTGCCAATAATGGGCTTATAACGCCTCCTTGTGGTGTGCCTTTGCTTCGTGGATAAATCTTTCCATCTTTCTTTTGGACAGGGGCTTCTAACCAACGTTTTACGTACAAGTGAATGTGCCTTTCTTTGGTAAAATGATTTAACGCTTTAAGCATTAAATCGTGGTCTATCTCATCAAAAAAACTCTTGATGTCCAAATCTATTGCCCAATCCATCTCCATACAGTTTTTCCTGTATTGTTTAATGGCGTGATGCGCTGATTTGTTTGGGCGATAGCCAAAAGAATTCTTGCTAAATTGTTTATCTACAATTTGCTCCAACTCTTCTCGGATTACCATTTGAGCCGTTCGGTCTTGTACCGTTGGAATACCTAGCTTCCTGATACGTCCATCGGTCTTGAGTATTTCTACCTCGCGTACAGGTTTTGGATAATAACTACCACTTGCCAATCTATTCCATACCGGATACAAGTATTTCATAGGGCGTGAATGCACTTCCTGAATTGATAATTTATCAACTCCTGATGCACCTTTGTTACTACGTACCTTTTTAAAGGCATCCATTACCTGTCGCTTTTCTATCGGTTGCGACTTTTGTTTCTCACTGAAAATCATCCTAAAAAAAAAAATCTTTAGTTGTAATACAATTTAAAACTGTTAAGCCAGTCCCTTCGCTCCATTTCCATTACAGAAACTTCATCGCTACTACGGACTAATCCGCCACTAATTAATAGTATAGCTACTTTCTACCTTGCCCTTCGGGGTTGTGGTATTTTTGCACTATCAATTAGCTTCTCCTGTTCCGTAATTGAGCCGTCTGGTAAAGCTCCTGCCCTCTTTATGCCGATTGCCATTTGACCAGTAAATTAGGTTACGCCCGTCAAATTCTATCTCGTAAGACCGCCCATCCCCGATTTTGACAATACTAAAGTTGTTTACGACACTTCTACAAGGGTTCAATCTCGTCTCTTTCAGCTTCTTTACTCCCACCATAGCTTCCTACTTACCATACAAACGGCAGTAGTGCCTTTAACCTTATCGCTCAAGACCAAGTCGTGAAAACTAAGCCCCATAAGGCGGTTTGACTGATTTGCCTATACATCCCAGCCGAGAGACCAATCCTCATTACTTATCCTTTGCGTGAGTCCTTCTTGTTTTTTTTTTTCCCAAGCTCGTTTCTGAATAAAATAATGAGCCTCTCATCTCAATTACAGTTTTGTTACTTGCTTTTCAATGAACTTAATCATATATTGTATCCCCAAGTAACGCAGGACACACAGCTCAGCGCACAACATTGTATAAAAATAATAGCGGTTTAATCGCTAAAACCAAAGTGAAATATATAAATCAAACAACAGTAACAAACCGAAAGGTAAGCGCATAAAATCCGCTACTATTCTTATACGTTAACGTTAGCAAAAACTGCTGATTTGCGCAAAAAAAGCATAAGCCCTTTAAGCCTGGTTTTTTATCAAAATTGTGATTTTAAACTCTGAATTTTAAAACGAAAGAAAAAGGAATTTTTAAAATGTGGAACACTCTCTCGCTCGCAAAATTCAGGCGGAATTTTGCAAATAGTTGGAATTGTAAAACGTGTGAATTTACTCAAACTCTGAAAAAATTAAACGCGAAATTCTTACTCAACTTTTGAGTTTAAAACGTTTTTTGAATTAAGCAAAATGCGGAATTAAAATCTTTGCGGAAAATAAAAAAAACGTTGAAAAAAACATAAAAACACGCATTTGCTAACACCGCTTATAAAAAATTGCTACTTTTAGCCTCATCAAAATTAGTTGCATTTTTGCCTACTGCTGAATTTCCTTCGGAAATTCCTCGCAGACAAAATCGCAACTTTCCATAAACAAATACGTTAGCCCTCATTTGAAAAAAACCAATGGCAATTTACAAACTACAAGGAGATAGAATATCCGAATTAAGTCCGACTTCTTTTGCAAACGAAAGAATTTTAGAGGCAAGGGATTTACAAAAATTCATTATTAATTCAATTAATGCAATTGAAACAGACCTATTCGTTTTATCCAGCGAATTCGGAGATTGGGAAGATAGTCGTAGAAAAATTGACATTCTGTGTATCGACAAAAATGCAAATATTGTGGTCGTTGAACTCAAAAGAACAGAAGATGGTGGACATATGGAATTACAATCAATCCGTTATGCTTCTATGGTTGCGAATATGACCTTCGAAAAAGCAGTTAAAGCCCATCAAAGATATTTGACCAAAGTCGGAATTGCGGAACGAAATGCAGAAGAAGATATTTTGGAATATTTAGGTTGGGACGAGAACAACGAAGATGATTTTGGCAATGACGTTAGAATTATTCTGGTTTCTGCTGACTTTTCAATTGAAATTACTAATTCGGTATTGTGGCTTATCGAAAGAGGAATTGATATAAAGTGTATCCGAATTAAACCGCAAAAAGACGGAGAAACATTATATTTTGACATTCAACAA
Coding sequences:
- a CDS encoding restriction endonuclease PLD domain-containing protein — encoded protein: MNEIINNLTRDNHLQKLLMSFENAIDILIVSPFISNSFDFFPFAKLKRIKRLTIITTLKPKDLDQYSKVPFFKQLFEFCNNSNIELNLLIENSLHGKVYISKYENGASEAIITSANFTNNGLRLNNEWGTKISNQEKISELENGILSKVILEPLKEKDIDHFLELIAKNPKKGTNSNPTDLDLSKQIELKENPFLVEKNVNYWLKPIGVSGDIIPWDREFDEIDSDLHFSKLRPKGVKKNDILICYAVGHSNILSIYKVKSEVKYTGNENDRWPYYVIGENLTPFYGQNWNSQNITITNQKNEVIKQGKFNVTPSGKNSFGSLMRGADKLRLTPEFGEYLIEKIAKIDNEIKTTANNGYK
- a CDS encoding IS110 family transposase; this encodes MNKDIKYFGIDISHLFFDVTDSDGNYYQFKNNLTGFKKFVKLLDLKSHCVMEATGYYHYQLAYYLQEKGFKLSVENPLSVKRFIQMKLSKIKTDKSDSKLICEYAKQVKLKLWKGNSKHQLECLQMTRTLSAYTKQSTMLKNKLHGEAVLGTPSKSVVRSLKRSLKHVEKEIKTIEEDLLILVKEVHNDVLTRLKSIPGIGPKTSLMLVVLTDGFERFTSGSELCSYAGLTPTIRQSGSSVKGRSRISKIGNQKLRNLLFMCSFNACKYNKACRDLYQRIVAKGKSKKLALIAVCNKLLKQVFAIAKSGLIYDENYKSTFVKN
- a CDS encoding IS256 family transposase, variant Zn-binding type, giving the protein MMKTSKKSVVGLAKVSTQLNGGKQKNKQRYKCNSCSILFTFHNQSVQESNRFIWFEKWIIKRRTIQEISKESGYSVRTLKRYFDNYLSKPPRLSVYPSEKVNLLIDATYFSNGICLVLYRDATIKFTQLYRLTNGEHYLEIKEDLENLLALGVQIESITSDGHKSILKAVKKVIPNVILQRCLVHIQRDCRIWLTKHPKSFAGQDLKKITSEMHLITSHFQLSFWLLKLHNWYEKYKGYINEKSYNLETGRYWYTHKMVRRSFMSIKRALPNMFHYLDNPRIPKSTNSIESFFGHMKGHLNIHRGLSYTHRKQYIMWYLYFKNKT
- a CDS encoding BF3164 family lipoprotein translates to MRIKALLLCVFCIIISSCSKHKGIEISKLKKERVIERLSDSSFIYDVRAIINYNEDIYLSDYKRNQVIVLDESLKLKKTLGSAGKGPGEFIGPSQLFIDNDTIYVMNDGHRTIEAFDFFKHQKTISPPKEIRLSAEKKFVKSNNYFYLSNVNSHGSISRYNSYNKNIKQFGLIEKYRTEKETRIKNGKYILKYQDFIIAVSDNKPKLEMYNMTGDFVLEFDYRSIKSVSNTMDYIEKQKQEENSYYEFVSDAYLFSDKLYLLTLFYNQNKMFSNKVLEIEINNTAFRASRLLDLGNDWFESICITKGTLLASNGSLVEFKLK
- the ltrA gene encoding group II intron reverse transcriptase/maturase, producing MDAFKKVRSNKGASGVDKLSIQEVHSRPMKYLYPVWNRLASGSYYPKPVREVEILKTDGRIRKLGIPTVQDRTAQMVIREELEQIVDKQFSKNSFGYRPNKSAHHAIKQYRKNCMEMDWAIDLDIKSFFDEIDHDLMLKALNHFTKERHIHLYVKRWLEAPVQKKDGKIYPRSKGTPQGGVISPLLANIFLHVVFDKWIEIHHPEVKFERYADDIIIHCNNFKQALRTLEAVKARFKQCKLQIKDGKSNIVYCKRNQKKHPPFKVHYVTFDFLGFTFKPRMVKGYYGNFHLGFTPSISRKSQKRINQTLFKLKLHRMVHLRLPDLAGIIAEKVRGWIHYYGKVRMSELHCVFRFLNMRLAKWVRNKYRRFRRKHWFYAYKWLRETAKHYPSLFVHWQYGFTP